The proteins below come from a single Aegilops tauschii subsp. strangulata cultivar AL8/78 chromosome 6, Aet v6.0, whole genome shotgun sequence genomic window:
- the LOC109741401 gene encoding ubiquitin-like protein ATG12: MAASEAEQKVVVHVRSAGNAPILKQDKFKISGRDKFLRVIEFLRRQLHQDTLFVYVNSSFSPSPDELIIDLYNNFAIDGKLVVNYALSAAWG; encoded by the exons ATGGCGGCCTCCGAGGCTGAGCAGAAAG TCGTGGTGCACGTCCGCTCGGCCGGCAACGCGCCGATACTGAAGCAAGACAAGTTCAAG ATTTCAGGACGAGATAAATTCTTGAGGGTTATTGAATTTCTTCGTCGACAACTTCATCAGGATACACTG TTTGTCTATGTCAACAGTTCGTTTTCTCCAAGCCCAGACGAGCTGATAATTGACTTGTATAAT AATTTTGCAATAGACGGGAAGCTTGTGGTAAACTATGCTTTGTCGGCAGCGTGGGGTTAA